In Primulina huaijiensis isolate GDHJ02 chromosome 6, ASM1229523v2, whole genome shotgun sequence, a single window of DNA contains:
- the LOC140978884 gene encoding exocyst complex component EXO84A — protein MERGSFSSSKGSDSADFEVELTLSDKLKVFKSSQFDPDSYVTTRCRAMSEKEIRHLCIYLIDLKKASAEEMRTSVYANYASFIRTSREISDLEGELVSLKNLLSSRAKFVHSIADGVRMESLHDGTDNSSRTDDVTDFEDREPTSFDKWLSEFIETLEILLAERRVDEALAALEEGENIVEEAKNRPTFASSALVSLKKTIMEHRQKLADQLAEAVCQPSTSGVELRSAVQAMKRLGDGPRAHTLLLKSHQQKLQRDMQRLRPSIASYGTTYTTTLSHHVFSTIAQAASDSLAIFNDEPAFTSELVSWAVNQTEAFAVLIKKNVVAIPAASGCLRVVTDSVRVCFGHCLVLESHGLALSPTLFKIFRPCLEQALNANLKRIDLCTAAIAAADDWSLAYSPIGSRSLATGSVSSIVMSQPKLSSSAHRFNTMIQELCEDIGSLDILQYSEQSLEGVLLSFNSYINMMINAFPGSIETENLEGSGRRIVKMAESETQQIALLANALLLADELLPRATSKLWSCNKSQDQLRALNKQDRAPEQRELKRRLQRFVDQLRDSFCRQHALELIFTEDGGVRLGAEMYLSMDCSRDEPEWFPSPVYQELFAKLTRIATITSDMFVGRERFATVLLMRLTETVILWLSDDQNFWEEIEYGERPLGPLGLQQFYLDMEFVILFSSQGRYLSRNLHQVIKNIISRAIEAVQATKIDPYSELPEDEWFADVAQIAIKMLSGKANFGNTDRDMSSPTASVSARSVSSVHSHGST, from the exons ATGGAGAGGGGTTCATTTTCATCAAGTAAAGGATCCGACTCGGCAGATTTCGAGGTTGAATTAACATTGAGTGACAAGCTCAAAGTTTTCAAATCTTCCCAATTCGATCCTGATTCCTATGTCACCACTCGATGCCGTGCCATGAGCGAAAAG GAAATCAGGCACTTGTGCATTTACCTTATAGATTTAAAGAAGGCATCCGCAGAAGAAATGCGCACAAGCGTTTATGCCAATTATGCATCATTTATAAG AACATCGAGAGAAATTTCTGATCTAGAAGGTGAGCttgtttctttaaaaaatcTCCTATCTTCACGAGCAAAATTCGTACACAGCATAGCTGATGGAGTCCGGATGGAATCCTTACATGATGGAACTGATAATAGTTCAAGAACAGACGATGTTACTGATTTTGAAGATCGTGAACCAACAAGTTTTGATAAGTGGCTGTCAGAATTTATCGAAACTCTTGAAATATTGCTAGCCGAGAGACGAGTGGATGAGGCATTGGCAGCACTCGAAGAAGGAGAGAACATTGTTGAGGAAGCCAAGAATCGTCCAACCTTCGCTTCCTCAGCCTTGGTGTCATTGAAAAAAACTATCATGGAACATAGGCAAAAGTTAGCAGATCAGCTAGCAGAAGCAGTGTGCCAGCCCTCAACTAGTGGTGTTGAGCTTCGTTCAGCTGTACAGGCCATGAAGCGACTCGGAGATGGCCCTCGTGCCCATACTTTGCTCCTCAAGTCTCACCAGCAGAAGTTGCAAAGGGACATGCAGCGTCTTCGGCCATCCATTGCTTCATATGGAACAACCTATACTACTACTCTTTCGCATCATGTATTTTCAACAATTGCACAGGCAGCAAGCGACTCGTTAGCTATATTCAATGATGAACCAGCTTTTACTTCTGAATTGGTTTCTTGGGCTGTTAATCAAACAGAGGCTTTTGCAGTACTTATCAAGAAAAATGTTGTAGCAATTCCCGCTGCATCTGGATGTCTGAGGGTCGTAACTGACTCCGTCCGTGTCTGCTTTGGCCATTGCTTGGTGCTCGAAAGTCATGGGTTGGCCCTTTCTCCTacgttatttaaaatttttcgtcCTTGTTTGGAACAGGCACTGAATGCTAATTTGAAAAGGATTGATCTATGTACTGCTGCCATTGCTGCTGCAGATGATTGGTCCCTTGCTTATTCACCCATAGGCAGCCGATCCCTTGCCACTGGCTCGGTTAGCAGCATTGTGATGTCCCAGCCAAAGCTGTCTAGCAGTGCTCACAGATTCAACACAATGATTCAG GAGCTGTGTGAGGATATTGGCTCACTCGATATCTTACAGTATTCTGAGCAATCCTTGGAGGGAGTCTTGCTGTCATTTAATTCATACATCAACATGATGATAAATGCTTTTCCAGGTTCCATAGAAACAGAAAACTTGGAAGGATCTGGGAGAAGAATAGTTAAGATGGCAGAATCCGAAACACAACAGATAGCTTTACTCGCTAACGCTTTGTTATTAGCAGACGAGCTTCTCCCACGAGCAACCAGCAAGCTTTGGTCTTGTAATAAAAGTCAGGATCAGTTAAGAGCTTTAAACAAGCAAGATCGTGCACCAGAGCAACGGGAACTGAAACGAAGGCTCCAGCGATTTGTTGATCAGTTGAGAGATAGTTTCTGCCGCCAACATGCCCTTGAGCTCATCTTTACAGAAGATGGAGGAGTTCGTCTCGGTGCGGAAATGTACTTAAGTATGGATTGTAGCAGAGACGAGCCCGAATGGTTTCCATCCCCAGTTTATCAG GAACTTTTTGCAAAGTTGACTCGAATAGCCACCATTACATCAGACATGTTTGTAGGAAGAGAAAGGTTTGCAACTGTTTTGTTAATGAGACTTACAGAAACTGTCATTCTATGGCTTTCTGATGATCAAAACTTCTGGGAAGAGATCGAATATGGGGAGAGACCTTTAGGTCCACTTGGACTTCAACAG TTCTACTTGGATATGGAGTTTGTTATACTTTTTTCGTCTCAAGGGCGTTACCTGTCACGTAATCTACATCAAGTGATCAAGAACATCATAAGCAGAGCTATTGAAGCAGTGCAGGCAACTAAAATTGATCCATACAG